A part of Bombus huntii isolate Logan2020A chromosome 16, iyBomHunt1.1, whole genome shotgun sequence genomic DNA contains:
- the LOC126874660 gene encoding pachytene checkpoint protein 2 homolog isoform X1: MEGADVLHVEICQNIDSTLSIEKIENLVYAEINALEDVALDIIMYGKDLTNSTLQTHIDSIICTCSHGELQRTHMKVQGATLKFHTYRLTTESAATETMENDGENLPASSHWILPSQEFHYLWESLYFDSNIKDNLLHFVETAMIFADHNINTNIISWNKVVLLHGPPGTGKTSLCKALAQKAAIRLGNRFTHGEFIEINSHSLFSKWFSESGKLVMKLFNEIKSLLENPQALVCILIDEIESLAHTRRTCNNGSEPVDSIRVVNALLTQLDQIKRYPNILILTTSNLSEAIDIAFVDRTDMKQYIGPPSHQAIYKIYTSCLKELMRTKLMEPEEIYDLSCLKKMGYEETFQTKNSLKLMELSQESVNLSGRVLRKIPFLAHAFHLKTKKCTLSRFLRAMHIAIEREKEHTEEVF; encoded by the exons ATGGAAGGAGCCGATGTTTTGCACGTGGAAATCTGTCAAAATATCGACAG CACACTTTCTATAGAAAAAATAGAGAATTTAGTATATGCTGAAATAAATGCATTAGAGGATGTTGCTTTAGATATCATTATGTATGGAAAAGACCTGACAAACTCCACTTTGCAGACTCATATTGATTCTATAATATGCACTTGCAGTCATGGAGag TTACAGAGAACTCACATGAAAGTGCAAGGAGCTACTCTAAAGTTTCATACATATAGATTAACCACAGAGTCTGCAGCTACAGAGACAATGGAAAATGATGGAGAAAATCTTCCAGCCTCATCCCATTGGATATTACCATCACaagaatttcattatttatggGAGAGCCTTTATTTTGATTCCAATATAAAGGATAAC CTACTTCACTTTGTGGAAACAGCAATGATATTTGCAGatcataatattaatactaaTATCATAAGTTGGAACAAAGTGGTACTATTACATGGGCCACCAGGTACAGGAAAAACTAGTTTATGTAAAGCCCTTGCTCAGAAGGCTGCTATTCGTTTAGGTAATAGATTTACACATGGCGAATTTATTGAGATAAATAGCCATAGTTTATTTTCAAAGTGGTTTTCAGAG AGTGGCAAATTGGTTATGAAATtattcaatgaaataaaaagtctTTTAGAAAATCCGCAAGCATTAGTTTGTATCTTGATCGATGAGATAGAATCCCTGGCGCATACCCGGAGAACTTGTAATAACGGATCGGAACCCGTTGATTCCATAAGAGTAGTGAATGCTTTATTAACGCAACTAGACCAAATAAAACGATatccaaatattttaattttaacaacTAGCAATTTATCAGAAGCCATTGACATAGCATTCGTCGATAGAACAGATATGAAGCAATATATTGGACCTCCTTCGCATCAAgctatatacaaaatttatacttCCTGTCTTAAAGAATTAATGAgg aCAAAACTAATGGAACCAGAAGAAATTTATGATTTATCATGCTTAAAAAAGATGGGCTATGAGGAAACATTTCAGACAAAGAACAGTCTTAAATTAATGGAGCTCAGTCAAGAGAGTGTGAACTTAAGTGGACGTGTTTTAAGAAAAATACCATTTTTAGCTCATGCTTTTCATTTGAAAACAAAAAAGTGTACTCTAAGTCGATTTTTAAGAGCCATGCACATAGCGattgaaagagaaaaggaacaTACAGAGGAGGTATTCTAA